A window of the Pungitius pungitius chromosome 3, fPunPun2.1, whole genome shotgun sequence genome harbors these coding sequences:
- the dynll2a gene encoding dynein, light chain, LC8-type 2a yields MTDRKAVIKNADMSEDMQQDAVDCATQAMEKYNIEKDIAAYIKKEFDKKYNPTWHCIVGRNFGSYVTHETKHFIYFYLGQVAILLFKSG; encoded by the exons atGACTGACAGGAAAGCTGTGATCAAGAACGCCGACATGTCCGAAGACATGCAGCAGGACGCGGTGGACTGTGCCACGCAGGCCATGGAGAAGTACAACATAGAGAAGGACATAGCTGCCTACATCAAGAAG gagttTGACAAGAAGTATAACCCCACCTGGCACTGCATCGTCGGGAGGAACTTCGGCAGCTACGTCACACACGAGACAAAGCATTTCATTTACTTCTACTTGGGCCAAGTGGCCATCTTGCTCTTCAAGTCCGGCTGA